The following coding sequences lie in one Maribacter forsetii DSM 18668 genomic window:
- a CDS encoding TonB-dependent receptor: MKKYLSIALLLCCTVLSAQEDLVVTVIDFNTNKPIEGITVSLLNKNMAYEVNKSTSASGKVFFNSIPVVNGYQVVFDGDDTYAAQVSELLDVRSNQELSLQFLLIPSSSVTESLDEVVVSSIAGARINRKSAEVSFELKEAELKELPVEGRDITRALFRLPNVSQATGFFPEAPNVSINGGNGLFTSYLIDGLDNNERFLGGQKFAIPVGFTKDITVLTNNYSAEFGLSNNGVINVTTKSGGNEIEGEVFFVTRPGASVDASSAFAQRDLSGNQVQDGFQRYQQGFAIGGPLVKDKTFFFLNAEYTRDLKDNLLNSEQLNVNETVRGSNNFTYISAKIDQNWSKNFRSSLRANVGLVTIERQGGGLEGGVLFPSAGNFQDRNSLNIAFKNDFIGDKYSLQSNFQYSRFRWDYGRPIDADSPRVTILDPGSAAIAIIGRPGFDFDALENTFQFQQKGKFYLGNHTLKAGLGLISGNHSLTGGGNPSGNYSVRLTQDQLDQLSTANLGSSLSITDLPSDVTVTSYDVELRPQSFGTTQNIYSIYLEDEWSATDKLKITYGLRYDYDNLSKGGSDKGDLNNIAPRFNFNYQLGDNASIRGGYGIFYDKINYAIYSDALQQNTNGADYRVQLQEFIDLGLLPADTNIDRVTFEGNLAASFVEADNISYLNGPSGETLQANRENVFSNERRILNPDGYKNPFTHQFTLGYQLQIDQSSLFYVDLVHNEARDLFRLRNLNAAAEFPIDTNFTQDDVRTAAEADLSRPIPIENGGATINGERLTGIARSVVITESEGRSRYSALSLNYQKDRGEGIFGYRFNYTLSSSKNDTEGINFRAMDGNNYDLEFGPSINDRTHLINAIGSLYPVKGLSVTLAGLLQSGQPINRIPNTTIVTSDFEQFLTRDLNGDGTGFGENFTGNSDRSPGESRNSDRLPWSYTFDLAAQYQFELSKGNKIELRADVFNLFNNVNLSGFSNNATQSNQIQEGPADSGFIARNAAPPRQFQFSARYLF; encoded by the coding sequence TCTGCACAAGAAGATTTAGTAGTTACTGTTATTGATTTTAACACCAATAAACCCATTGAAGGAATCACTGTATCGTTATTAAATAAAAACATGGCCTATGAGGTCAATAAAAGCACATCAGCTTCAGGTAAAGTGTTTTTTAACTCTATACCTGTAGTAAATGGATATCAAGTAGTTTTTGATGGTGACGATACGTATGCAGCCCAAGTTTCAGAACTTTTAGATGTACGCTCAAACCAAGAACTTAGTTTACAATTTTTATTAATTCCTTCCTCCTCCGTAACTGAAAGTTTAGATGAAGTAGTAGTTTCTTCAATAGCCGGTGCTCGTATTAATAGAAAATCTGCAGAAGTTTCTTTTGAACTAAAAGAAGCAGAGTTGAAAGAGTTGCCTGTAGAAGGTAGAGATATAACCCGGGCTTTGTTTAGGTTACCAAATGTATCTCAGGCTACTGGTTTTTTTCCAGAGGCACCAAATGTAAGTATCAATGGTGGTAATGGTTTATTTACTTCATATTTAATTGATGGTCTGGATAATAACGAACGATTTTTAGGAGGTCAAAAATTTGCTATACCAGTTGGGTTTACTAAAGATATTACGGTTTTAACCAATAACTATTCTGCAGAATTTGGACTTTCTAATAATGGTGTTATCAACGTAACCACTAAATCTGGCGGTAATGAAATTGAGGGCGAAGTGTTTTTTGTTACAAGACCGGGTGCTTCTGTAGATGCTAGTTCTGCATTTGCACAACGCGATCTTTCAGGAAACCAGGTTCAAGATGGTTTTCAAAGATACCAACAAGGTTTTGCTATTGGGGGTCCGTTGGTAAAGGATAAAACGTTCTTTTTTCTAAATGCAGAATATACGAGAGATCTTAAAGACAACCTCTTAAACTCAGAACAACTAAACGTAAACGAAACCGTCAGAGGTAGTAATAATTTTACTTATATCTCTGCAAAGATTGATCAAAATTGGTCTAAAAACTTTAGAAGTTCGTTACGTGCCAATGTTGGTTTAGTTACTATAGAAAGACAAGGTGGAGGTCTCGAAGGCGGAGTTCTTTTTCCGTCTGCAGGAAATTTTCAAGATCGAAACTCATTAAATATCGCCTTTAAAAATGATTTTATTGGAGATAAATACAGTTTACAAAGTAACTTTCAATATTCTCGTTTTAGATGGGATTATGGCAGACCTATAGATGCAGATAGTCCACGTGTTACTATTTTAGATCCAGGATCAGCAGCAATAGCTATAATTGGTCGTCCCGGTTTTGATTTTGATGCATTGGAAAACACTTTTCAATTTCAACAAAAAGGTAAATTTTATTTAGGTAATCATACATTGAAAGCAGGTTTAGGGCTTATTTCTGGCAACCATAGTCTTACTGGCGGTGGTAACCCAAGCGGAAACTATTCGGTAAGATTAACTCAAGATCAACTGGATCAATTAAGTACGGCTAACCTTGGTAGTAGTTTAAGTATTACCGATTTACCTTCAGATGTTACGGTTACCTCTTATGATGTAGAATTGCGCCCACAGTCTTTTGGCACTACACAGAATATTTATTCTATTTATCTAGAAGATGAATGGAGTGCTACCGATAAACTTAAAATTACTTATGGTTTACGATATGATTATGATAACCTTTCTAAAGGTGGTAGTGATAAAGGAGATTTAAATAATATAGCACCACGTTTTAATTTTAACTATCAGCTTGGTGATAATGCAAGTATACGTGGTGGTTATGGTATTTTTTACGATAAAATCAATTATGCTATTTATAGTGATGCCTTACAACAAAATACGAACGGAGCAGATTACCGTGTACAACTTCAAGAATTTATTGACTTAGGTTTACTACCGGCAGATACCAATATTGACCGCGTTACTTTTGAAGGTAATTTAGCAGCTTCTTTTGTAGAGGCAGATAATATTAGTTATTTAAACGGTCCGTCTGGCGAAACGTTACAAGCGAATAGAGAAAACGTTTTTAGTAATGAGCGTCGTATACTAAATCCTGATGGTTACAAAAACCCATTTACACATCAATTTACTTTAGGTTACCAATTACAAATAGATCAAAGTAGTTTGTTTTATGTGGATTTGGTACATAATGAGGCTCGCGATTTATTTAGGCTTCGTAATTTAAATGCAGCGGCAGAATTTCCAATTGATACGAATTTTACACAAGATGATGTGCGTACTGCGGCAGAAGCAGATTTGTCAAGACCTATACCAATAGAAAATGGTGGTGCAACTATAAATGGAGAACGTTTAACTGGTATTGCCCGTAGCGTAGTTATTACAGAAAGTGAAGGTCGATCACGTTACTCTGCTTTAAGTCTTAACTATCAAAAAGACCGTGGTGAAGGCATATTTGGTTACCGTTTTAACTATACGCTATCATCTTCTAAAAATGATACGGAGGGAATCAATTTTAGAGCAATGGACGGTAATAATTATGACCTAGAATTTGGACCATCTATAAACGACAGAACACATCTTATCAATGCCATTGGTAGTTTATATCCAGTAAAAGGTTTGTCTGTTACCCTTGCAGGGTTATTACAAAGTGGTCAGCCTATTAACAGAATACCGAATACGACCATTGTTACTTCAGATTTTGAACAATTTTTAACGCGCGATTTAAATGGTGATGGTACTGGTTTTGGTGAAAATTTTACGGGAAACAGTGACCGCTCTCCAGGAGAGAGTAGAAATAGCGACCGTTTACCTTGGTCATATACTTTTGATTTGGCAGCACAATACCAATTTGAATTATCAAAAGGAAATAAAATAGAACTAAGAGCAGATGTTTTTAATCTTTTTAATAACGTAAACTTAAGTGGTTTTAGTAATAATGCTACGCAGAGCAACCAGATTCAAGAAGGACCGGCAGATAGCGGTTTTATAGCAAGAAATGCTGCACCACCAAGACAGTTTCAATTTAGTGCTAGATATTTGTTCTAA